One Armatimonadota bacterium genomic window, ATTTCTTCGCGTTGGGCATCAACGATTGCTTGGACATATGTTATGATTGGGATGCCGTATTTCTCTTCAAATTGAGCGACAGCCTCTTTGTTCAATTTGGGTAAAGCTGCCTTTGGGGCACCGCCAGATTGCTGGCGGGTGAAGGCGCGAATTTCAGCTTCAATAGCCTTTATTTTCTCCGCAAGTGGTTTTTCACGAGCTTTTTCTGCCTCCCACCGCTCGATGTCAAGCGGGACGTAAACGTCGTCATAGAGTTCGCTGACGTCGGGGTAGGGGCTGTTCATAGCAAACTCGGTTGCTTTTTCAATAGTTTCAAATGCCGTATCGCGTATCTTATTTAGCTCTTCTTCGGTAAAGCCAGCTTCTTTTTGTAACCTGATGCGGAAGTTCTCGATTGGGCATTTGCTCTTCCATTCTGCTTCTTCTTCCTTTGTGCGGTAAATGCGCTGGTCGGAGATTGAGTGGCCAAACCAGCGATATGTTTTGGCTTCTATTAATGTTGGGCCCCCACCTTGGCGCGCACGCTCAACAGCGCGAAGAACAACATCGCGAACTGCTAAGACATCCATGCCATTTACTATGTAACCTGGTATGCCATAGGCCGAAGCTCGGTCTGCAACATTCTCAATCTTCGATGCCCGCCCCGCATCCTCTACCGATTTTTTATGAAAGGCGACCGACATGCCGTATAGGTTGTTTTCACATATATAAACCACCGGTAGCCCGCCAAGAAGTGATGCCCCCATGTTTAGCGATTCGTGAAAAGCGCCCGTGTTGCTTGCACCATCACCAAAGAAGCATAGTACAACGTTTTTTGTTCCCTTTAGTTTTTCTGCAAGCGCTGCGCCGGTGCCAATTGGAATATTACCGCCAACTATGCCCGTTGACCCAAGATTTCCTTTCGCAACGTCGGCAATGTGCATGGAACCCCCGCGGCCCTTGCAGTATCCCGTGGCTTTGCCCATAAGCTCAGCCATCATTTTATTCCAATGCTCTTGGCGTTCGGCTTCTGTGTGTGCGTGTTTCACGCCAATGGCGCCACAGTGGCCATGGCCGCGGTGAGTGCTGGCAATGACATCGTCTTCTGTAATTGCGGAAATTGCGCCGACTGCCACAGCTTCCTCGCCAGCGTATAAATGCGAGGCACCTTTGATGATTCCCATCTTGAGCAATTCGGCGACTTTCTCTTCGAAAAATCGTATCTCATACATCTGCCGAAGAAAATCGGCAAGCTGTTCACGAGGCAGTCCAAGATTTGTTTCTACAACCGGGGTTTCTTTTTCAGTCTTTGCCATCGTAGAGCTCCTTTTTGTTTCAGAGGACACTGATAAACTGTTTTATATATTCCCACCTAAAGCTTCCTTGGCAGGCAAAACTTATTTTAAACTTTACACCCGTGTTCGTCAACACAACTATGAATCCAACTTACTTATTTACTTTTTAAGGCTTTGTAGAATGGCTTTTGGAAATGTAGGACAAAATCGTATCAATGCTTTGTTTTGAACTCTTTGGCATGGAAATTACTGGGTTAAGGCGTTAAACAACTAGTAAAATTACCTGTTTTTTAGAAATGTCAAGAATCTTCTTGACAACCTTGGCAATTGGGTTTATACTGCACATGTTGGTATCGGTAGAAAACTTGCCGACCAACATAGTTTCCGGGGAGCGGTGACCCACAGCCGCTGCAAAAATAATATGGCATGTGGCGAGCCCCTAGGAAGCAAGATAATTTTGCAGTGTAAGGGACAGGAGAAAAAGAGGCTGATGGTTTCCCAGCATACCTCTTGATTACCTCTATTCTCCTTCAAAACCGTTTTCTGTTTTGAAGAAAATCTTTGTTCGTACAGCCGGCGATTCCGATTCCTAGCCCGGGGCACCGGAGGGTTTAATGCCCTTCGAAAAGGAGGTGAGCAAGAGCGTGTATAAATTTTTCCGCTTCGTGATTGTGATTGCGCTTCTTGCCTTCGTCACCAGCTCATGTGCACTTGCTGTTACTTTCCCAACAGTCCAGTATTTGGGTTTTAACCCGAACACATGGACGTATACCTACAAAGTAACCCAATGGAACGTGCCTGATTCGATCTACCCTTTTGACCATTTTGAGGTTAGAGCTTATACTCCCTTAAACTTTGCTTATTCAATGTCAGGAATAATTGTTGACGGTGAAAGCTGGGGGTGGAGTAACCGGCTAACTTATTGGAATCCTGGTTCTGGGAATGTTTCCCTTTACATTTGGTATTCTGGAATGGGCGACCCAGTTCCGCCAGGCCAATATCTCGATGCTCCACTTGTTGGTTACTTTTACCTCACCGTACCAAATACGCAACCTGTCCCAGGTATTGTTGGAACTATGGGCGGTGGTTTGCTGGAAAGCCGCAATGAAACAAGCCTTATGGTTCCTGGCATGATACCCGAGCCGTCAAGTTTGGCAATATTAGCAGGTATGTTTGTGGGGAGCATACCTGTTATCATGCGCGGGCGTAGAAAATAAACAAGCCCTTTGAAATTTCAAAATACTTCTAAGGGGCTGAGGAGGTGAGTTGGAGTATGAAAATGGTCCTTCGGCTAGCTACAATGCTCGCACTTGCAGGAATTTGCTTCGGGGGCGCTTGGGCTCAGGAATTTGTTCCACCCAGCTGTGAGTTTGTAAGCTTCGACCCGCAAACTTACGAGTATGTCTACAAAGTCACATGCTATGAAAACCAAACGATACCATTCGGCCAGCTGATTGTCCGCGCCGAGGTGCCAAACACTGGCATTTATAAGCCATGGGTTGGTTCTGGGCCTGTAAACCATCCGGAAGTTAGTTGGAGATTTTGGATTCAAACGCGACAGTGGGTGCCGAGAAAAGACAATGCGATTTGGACGGCGAATAGCTTGGAGGATGTCATTCCAGACCACACTGCTTGGGTGGGATACTTCCACTTAATAGTTCCCAATAGCTACCTTACCGAGGGAATTGCAGTGACGATGGACGGAATGGCCCCCGGCACGGAATGGACTGTATATGTGCCCGGCCCAGCAATGTTGATTCCGGAGCCGAGCTCGATACTGGCGTTGTTTGGTCTCACTGGCGGGTTGCTCCCGATCCTTAGAAGAAGAAAATAGAAAAAACCAATTACACGAGTTTTTAATTCGTGAATCAGTTGGTCTTGGTAAGGAAGAAAGCGATTTGAGACGTCTGTCCTTCGTGCTGGCGGGCGATTTTAAAAGGCAGAAGGACAGACGTTTTTGCGCTTTAGGGAGAAACAAACTTGTGTGAGTGCGACGTTTGGGAAGTGTTTTTTTAGCGAATGCTCTCGTGTTTTTCAATTGCTCTAGTACGGAAAAAAATGTTTCCGCGAGTTGACCAGCAATGTTTAGAAATAGGCCGCTTATTAGTGTACTGCTTGCGGCTTTGGCGGGTATTTGTTTGCCCGGTATTTGCGTTGGCGGTGGGGGACCGAAAAACGTTCTTCTCGTCGTAAATGACAATAGCCCCATCTCACAGTCGATAGCCGCATATTATCAGCAAAAGCGCGGTATTCCTGCAAAGAATGTTTGCCACATTCGTTGTTCAACATCCGAGTATACTAGCAAGTCGGATTGCGAGAACAATATCGTTGCGCCTATACGCGACTACATAAACAATACTCCAGGGTTACATGACCGCATTGATTATATTGTTCTAACCAAAGGAATTCCCCTCGGGGCTCATTATGATGATGTTGCCTTCAGCGGGCCGCTCTCAGTTAACAGCATCCTGACTTGTGTTGGAGAACCGACTATTAAGGACGTGATACAAAACCCTTATGGTCCAACTGCCAATCCGCCAGCTCCTGTCCAGTACTTCACTCACAAACTTGATTTCAATGGTAAACATTTCTACGCAGTAACTCGCCTTGATGCTCGTACGGAGGCCGACATTCGGCGAATGATTGATGACTCTTTAGCAGCACAGCCTAGAAATGGCCTCTTCATTCTGGACGGTGCGAGCAGTGGATACGCCCAATACATGCTTGTTAACGATCGCATCCGAACAGCAAACAATGCTTTGTTTAATGCTGGGTGGCAGACCTACTATGATAACGTGACTTTTGATTCAAGGATAAATGAGTTTGTCGGCGGCCAGCAGGGTGTAATGGGTTACTTTGGTTGGGGAAGCGCAGAGGCGAGTTTTAGCTACTCCTTATATACTTCGAATTATTTTGCGCCTGGGTCCATTGCTGACACAGTAGTTTCTAGCAGTGGAAGGACATTTACCGACCCGTGGATGCCGGGCACTCAATCGCTAATAGTTGATTTAATTGCCCAAGGAGCATCAGCCGTTAATGGTTTTGTCTCCGAGCCGTTCGTTACTGTAGCGACGTATCCCACAATTTTGTTCGGTAGATACCTCCAGGGCTATAATGTGGCGGAGAGCTTTTTAGCGGCAACACCTTGTATTTATTGGAAATCTGTAGTGTCTGGTGACCCGCTTATGGCGCCTTACGCAACTCCGCCAATTGTGAGCATAACTAGCCCCAACCCAGAAAAAGTAGCGCATGGTATGGTCACAATTGCTGTCGAAGCAAGTGATGCCTCTGGCATTGCCAAAGTTGAATTCTATATAGATGACAATCTAGTTGCTACCCAAACATCTCCACCTTACCAGTATATTTGGGATACTACTACGGTTGCTGATGGTGCCCATGTCATTGAGGCAATAGCTTACGAGAATTCAAGCGTATATACACAAGGCATGGCAAAGCTGGACATTCAAGTGGTCAATACCGTTTTAGATGTCCCCGCTATTGGGGACATTTCTTCGCTCCAAGAAGGTAGGTTAGTCCGACTTAGCAACAAGCCTGTTATCGCAGGGAGCGATGCTTTCACTGACTGCATATGGATATGTGAAAGCGATCGTTCCACTGGAATACAGGTCAGTGGTAATTGTGAGGCGCTTACAGGATCGCTAGTGACTGTTACAGGCGAAGTTCAGGTCGTTGGTGGTCAGAAACTTATACAAGCG contains:
- a CDS encoding pyruvate dehydrogenase complex E1 component subunit beta, producing MAKTEKETPVVETNLGLPREQLADFLRQMYEIRFFEEKVAELLKMGIIKGASHLYAGEEAVAVGAISAITEDDVIASTHRGHGHCGAIGVKHAHTEAERQEHWNKMMAELMGKATGYCKGRGGSMHIADVAKGNLGSTGIVGGNIPIGTGAALAEKLKGTKNVVLCFFGDGASNTGAFHESLNMGASLLGGLPVVYICENNLYGMSVAFHKKSVEDAGRASKIENVADRASAYGIPGYIVNGMDVLAVRDVVLRAVERARQGGGPTLIEAKTYRWFGHSISDQRIYRTKEEEAEWKSKCPIENFRIRLQKEAGFTEEELNKIRDTAFETIEKATEFAMNSPYPDVSELYDDVYVPLDIERWEAEKAREKPLAEKIKAIEAEIRAFTRQQSGGAPKAALPKLNKEAVAQFEEKYGIPIITYVQAIVDAQREEMKRDERVFIMGEDVGLYGGAYAATRGLYAEFGPNRVIDTAISEAAIAGAAAAAAMRGMRPIAEIMYIDFATIASDQIVHNMAYNRYMFGGKTKVPCVLRTEGGVGRCIAAHHSESLEAWFVHIPGLYVVMPSTPYDAKGLLKASIRDDNPVIFIEHKVLYSGVMGPVPTEDYIIPLGVADIKREGTDATVVAYSRMLHFALDAACELEKEGISIEVVDPRTLKPLDVETIANSVRKTGRLITVSEGYPACGVGETIVRQVSEFRFADGTLCFDYLDAPPVVLAGKDVPIPMSEPLEDAVVPSRDDIVQAVKSVL
- a CDS encoding TIGR03790 family protein, which encodes MFRNRPLISVLLAALAGICLPGICVGGGGPKNVLLVVNDNSPISQSIAAYYQQKRGIPAKNVCHIRCSTSEYTSKSDCENNIVAPIRDYINNTPGLHDRIDYIVLTKGIPLGAHYDDVAFSGPLSVNSILTCVGEPTIKDVIQNPYGPTANPPAPVQYFTHKLDFNGKHFYAVTRLDARTEADIRRMIDDSLAAQPRNGLFILDGASSGYAQYMLVNDRIRTANNALFNAGWQTYYDNVTFDSRINEFVGGQQGVMGYFGWGSAEASFSYSLYTSNYFAPGSIADTVVSSSGRTFTDPWMPGTQSLIVDLIAQGASAVNGFVSEPFVTVATYPTILFGRYLQGYNVAESFLAATPCIYWKSVVSGDPLMAPYATPPIVSITSPNPEKVAHGMVTIAVEASDASGIAKVEFYIDDNLVATQTSPPYQYIWDTTTVADGAHVIEAIAYENSSVYTQGMAKLDIQVVNTVLDVPAIGDISSLQEGRLVRLSNKPVIAGSDAFTDCIWICESDRSTGIQVSGNCEALTGSLVTVTGEVQVVGGQKLIQAYVFESRGSNSAPPPLGMPNLYVGNRGGGMGLLYEDLLQGLSNAGLLVKTWGKVTQVGTEWFNISDGTLPKLSGELTVSLSNLRNPIPKPPVGSYVTVTGVCALALEAGQLKPQIRPRFASDIVCDIPLEVYTSPIGTVRQGANLISIPAISTTSKPEQVFAGIPIDGLLAHWDNFTKSFVIYDSYQSYTFPGIRLGLGLCLLSSQNHTIAFEGLGNYEPRADFWIGLPNTGYHMIGHPFNFIVDVNSCLVSNGKSVISVETAADYGWIEPCLYFWDNVRSEYGAVDIGFGNICILEPWRGYWIKTYHPNLALIIPFAPS
- a CDS encoding PEP-CTERM sorting domain-containing protein (PEP-CTERM proteins occur, often in large numbers, in the proteomes of bacteria that also encode an exosortase, a predicted intramembrane cysteine proteinase. The presence of a PEP-CTERM domain at a protein's C-terminus predicts cleavage within the sorting domain, followed by covalent anchoring to some some component of the (usually Gram-negative) cell surface. Many PEP-CTERM proteins exhibit an unusual sequence composition that includes large numbers of potential glycosylation sites. Expression of one such protein has been shown restore the ability of a bacterium to form floc, a type of biofilm.), which codes for MKMVLRLATMLALAGICFGGAWAQEFVPPSCEFVSFDPQTYEYVYKVTCYENQTIPFGQLIVRAEVPNTGIYKPWVGSGPVNHPEVSWRFWIQTRQWVPRKDNAIWTANSLEDVIPDHTAWVGYFHLIVPNSYLTEGIAVTMDGMAPGTEWTVYVPGPAMLIPEPSSILALFGLTGGLLPILRRRK